Below is a window of Escherichia coli DSM 30083 = JCM 1649 = ATCC 11775 DNA.
CTGGCGTATCACGACCGCTCTGATGGCGGCCTGCTGGTAACGCTGGCGGAAATGGCCTTTGCTGGTCATTGTGGCATTGACGCGGATATCGCCACTCTGGGTGACGATCGCCTGGCGGCGTTGTTTAACGAAGAACTGGGTGCGGTGATTCAGGTGCGAGCCGCTGACCGTGAAGCCGTTGAAGCGGTACTGGCACAGCATGGGCTTGCTGATTGCGTCCATTATGTTGGGCAGGCGGTTTCCGGTGACCGTTTTGTGATTACCGCCAACGGGCAGACTGTATTTAGCGAAAGCCGCACCACGTTGCGTGTCTGGTGGGCAGAAACGACCTGGCAGATGCAGCGTCTGCGTGACAACCCGGAGTGTGCCGATCAGGAGCACCAGGCGAAATCAAACGACGCCGATCCGGGCCTGAATGTGAAACTGTCGTTTGATATCAACGAAGATGTGGCAGCACCGTTTATTGCCACTGGCGCGCGCCCGAAAGTTGCCGTACTGCGTGAGCAGGGTGTGAACTCCCATGTTGAAATGGCGGCAGCTTTCCACCGTGCGGGCTTCGATGCTATCGACGTGCATATGAGCGATCTGCTGGCTGGACGCACGGGCCTGGAGGGTTTCCACGTCCTGGTAGCGTGCGGTGGTTTTTCCTACGGTGATGTGCTGGGCGCTGGTGAAGGTTGGGCGAAGTCTATCCTGTTCAATGACCGTGTACGCGATGAGTTTGCAACCTTCTTCCATCGTCCGCAAACGCTGGCGCTGGGGGTATGTAACGGTTGCCAGATGATGTCTAATCTGCGTGAACTGATCCCGGGTAGCGAGTTGTGGCCACGTTTTGTGCGTAACACCTCCGATCGCTTTGAAGCGCGTTTCAGTCTGGTAGAAGTAACCCAAAGCCCGTCGCTGCTGTTGCAGGGGATGGTGGGCTCGCAGATGCCGATTGCTGTCTCTCACGGTGAAGGGCGCGTGGAAGTGCGTGATGCGGCGCATCTGGCGGCACTGGAAAGCAAAGGGCTGGTGGCACTGCGCTATGTCGATAACTTCGGCAAAGTCACTGAAACCTACCCGGCTAACCCGAACGGTTCTCCGAATGGTATTACGGCAGTCACGACTGAAAGTGGTCGAGTCACCATTATGATGCCGCACCCGGAACGTGTTTTCCGTACTGTCAGCAACTCCTGGCATCCGGAAAACTGGGGCGAGGATGGCCCATGGATGCGCATTTTCCGCAATGCACGTAAGCAGTTGGGGTAAGTCGTCAACCCATTGGTATTGCAGCCCGGATGAGGCATTCACGCCGCATCCGGCATTAAGCACCAACCGCTATTATGAGCTCCCAACTTCGGGAGCTTTTTTGTGTCTTTAAATCACGACAATGGGTGGTTTGCCGTGTCGCTTTTTGGTGACACTTAACTCATTGATTTTAATATTATCTAATAAGTTTATCTTAAGTTGTCTCTTTTTAGCGACACAGTGGCTGATTTACATTCAAATAGTGGAGAAGCCATAAACCCCTCAAAGCAGTTTATAATCAGTACGTTACCAAACTATTTTCTTTATTGGCACAGTTACTGCATAATAGTAAGCAGTGGCTCATTCACCGACTTATGTCAGCCCCTTCGGGACGTGCTACATAAAATTCGAATGACGCACAACAAGGTGCCTGCCGTCCAACTTCTGATATCAGCGTAGCTATATCAACCATCGGGCGAAACGTCGAGTTAGGCACCGCCTTATTCCATAACAAAGCCGGGTAATTCCCGGCTTTGTTGTATCTGAACTTCCCCTCGGTTAGCATCAGGCTATTCGCGTCTGACGAGAGTAACGCCTTGAACCGCTGGCCCGTTTTTCCCCGCTCATTACGACAACTGGTAATGCTGGCATTTTTGCTGATTCTGCTGCCCCTGTTGGTGCTGGCATGGCAAGCCTGGCAAAGCCTGAATGCACTTAGCGATCAGGCGGCGCTGGTTAACCGCACTACGCTTATTGATGCCCGGCGCAGTGAAGCGATGACCAACGCGGCACTGGAGATGGAGCGCAGCTACCGTCAGTACTGCGTGCTGGACGACCCTACGCTTGCGAAGGTTTATCAAAGCCAGCGCAAGCGTTACAGCGAAATGCTCGATGCCCACGCAGGCGTGCTGCCGGACGATAAACTCTACCAGGCATTACGTCAGGATTTGAATAATCTGGCTCAACTTCAGTGTAACAACAGCGGTCCCGATGCTGCTGCCGCCGCGCGTCTGGAAGCCTTTGCCAGTGCCAATACCGAAATGGTGCAGGCCACGCGCACAGTGGTGTTCTCTCGTGGGCAGCAACTTCAGCGTGAAATCGCCGAACGTGGGCAATATTTTGGTTGGCAATCGCTGGTGCTATTTCTGGTGAGTCTGGTGATGGTACTGCTTTTCACGAGGATGATTATCGGTCCGGTGAAAAATATCGAGCGCATGATCAACCGGCTGGGGGAAGGGCGTTCTCTGGGCAATAGCGTCTCGTTCAGTGGACCGAGCGAGTTACGCTCGGTTGGGCAACGTATTCTTTGGTTAAGTGAGCGCCTGTCATGGCTGGAATCCCAACGCCATCAATTTTTAAGACATTTATCTCATGAATTAAAAACGCCACTGGCGAGTATGCGCGAGGGCACTGAATTACTGGCTGATCAGGTTGTCGGGCCGCTTACGCCAGAGCAAAAAGAGGTGGTGAGCATTCTTGATAGCAGCAGCCGCAATTTGCAAAAGCTGATCGAACAACTGCTTGATTACAACCGTAAACAGGCGGACAGTGCGGTGGAACTGGAGAATGTTGAGTTAGCACCGCTGGTGGAGACAGTGGTTTCTGCTCATAGCCTGCCCGCACGGGCTAAAATGATGCATACCGACGTTGATCTCAAAGCAACAGCTTGCCTGGCGGAGCCAATGCTGCTGATGAGCGTACTGGATAATCTTTACTCCAATGCGGTGCACTACGGGGCTGAATCCGGTAACATTTGCCTTCGCAGCAGTTTACATGGTGCGCGGGTTTATATTGATGTCATCAATACAGGCACGCCCATTCCGCAAGAGGAACGCGCCATGATCTTCGAACCCTTTTTTCAGGGAAGCCACCAGCGAAAAGGGGCGGTGAAGGGCAGCGGTCTGGGATTAAGCATTGCCAG
It encodes the following:
- the qseE gene encoding two component system sensor histidine kinase QseE/GlrK → MNRWPVFPRSLRQLVMLAFLLILLPLLVLAWQAWQSLNALSDQAALVNRTTLIDARRSEAMTNAALEMERSYRQYCVLDDPTLAKVYQSQRKRYSEMLDAHAGVLPDDKLYQALRQDLNNLAQLQCNNSGPDAAAAARLEAFASANTEMVQATRTVVFSRGQQLQREIAERGQYFGWQSLVLFLVSLVMVLLFTRMIIGPVKNIERMINRLGEGRSLGNSVSFSGPSELRSVGQRILWLSERLSWLESQRHQFLRHLSHELKTPLASMREGTELLADQVVGPLTPEQKEVVSILDSSSRNLQKLIEQLLDYNRKQADSAVELENVELAPLVETVVSAHSLPARAKMMHTDVDLKATACLAEPMLLMSVLDNLYSNAVHYGAESGNICLRSSLHGARVYIDVINTGTPIPQEERAMIFEPFFQGSHQRKGAVKGSGLGLSIARDCIRRMQGELYLVDESGQDVCFRIELPSSKNTK